Within bacterium, the genomic segment CGCCACCACCGCCACGGCGTGCCACGCGGCCGGCTTCGATGCGGCCGTCGCCGACACGCCCGACCTCGAGGCGATGGTGCGGGCCGCGGGACTCGAACCCCTGCCCGCGCCGGAATCTGAACCCGTCCAACCGGAGAGGCAGTCATGAACCTCAACGAACGCCCCCGCCGCCTGCGGAACAGCCCCGCCATGCGCGAACTGACGGCCGAGACCAGTGTCGAGGCCCGGCACCTCATCACGCCCCACTTCGTGGTCGGCGGCACGGGCATCTCCCACGAGATCGGCTCCATGCCCGGCGTGAACCACGTCTCGGTGGACAAGCTGGTCGACGAGGTCGCCCGCGACATGGAACTGGGCCTGAAGTCGCACCTCCTGTTCGGCGTGCCCGAGAACGCGGAGAAGGACCACCACGGCAACGCGGCCCTCGACGAGAAGGGCCCCGTGGCCGCCGGCCTGCGCGCGCTGAAGGAGAAGTTCGGCGCCGACGTCATCACCATCTCGGACGTGTGCCTCTGCGCCTACACCGACCACGGCCACTGCGGCTTCCTGGAGAACGGCACCGTGGTGAACGACGCCTCGGTGGAGCAGCTGGCGAAGATGGCCCTGATGCACGCCCGCAACGGCTGCGACATCGTCTCGCCCAGCGACATGATGGACGGCCGCGTGGGCGCCATCCGCGACCTGCTCGACGACAACGGCTTGACCAGCACGGCGATCCTGGCCTACAGCGCCAAGTACGCCAGCGCCTACTACGGCCCCTTCCGCGACGCCTGCGACTCGGCCCCCCAGGGCGACCGCAAGACCTACCAGATGGACCCGCGCAACGGCCGCGAGGCGGTGCTCGAGACCCTGCTCGACCTGCAGGAGGGCGCCGACATGGTCATGGTCAAGCCGGCCCTGGCCTACCTCGACATCATCACCCGCGTGCGGGCCGAGGCCCTGGTGCCGGTGGTGTGCTACAACGTGTCGGGCGAGTACTCGCTGGTGAAGAACGCGGCGGCGAACGGCCTGGTCGACGAGGCCGCGATCGTCAGGGAGAACCTGCTGGCCATGCGCCGCGCCGGCAGCGACCTGATCATCACCTACCACGGGCGCGAGGCGCTGCAGAAGGGCTGGATCTGACATGAGCAACGCGAACTGGTGGGAGCGGGCACAGAAGGTGATCCCGGGCGGGGTGAACTCGCCGGTCAGGGCGTTCAAGTCGGTTCCGGGCGACCCGGTCTTCTTCAAGCACGCCAAGGGCTGCCGCTTCGTCGACGAGGACGGCCGCGAGTACATCGACTGGTGCCTGAGCTGGGGTCCGCTGATCCTGGGCCACGCCGACAAGCACGTGGAGCTGGCCGCCGTCGAGGCCATCACCGAGGGCGCCAGCTTCGGCGCCCCGTCGCGGCGCGAAGTGGAACTGGCCGAGGCCTTCCTGCTGCGCATGCCCCACTTCGACCAGGTGCGCTTCGTGAGCTCGGGCACCGAGGCCGTCATGAGCGCCATCCGGCTCGCGCGCGGCTTCACCGGCCGCGACGTGATCGTCAAGTTCGTGGGCTGCTACCACGGCCACGTGGACAGCCTGCTGGTCGAGGCCGGCAGCGGCCTGGCCACCTTCGGCACCCCCAGCAGCGCCGGCGTGCCGGCGGGCTTCACCGACAGCACGGCGGTGCTGCCGCTGGACGACGTGCCGGCCCTCGAGGCCTTCTTCGCCGCCAACGGCGACAAGGTGGCCGCCGTCATCATCGAGCCGTTCCCGGCCAACGCGGGCCTGCTCATCCAGACGCCCGAGTTCCTGCAGGCCTGCCGCGACCTGACGACGAAGCACGGCGCCCTGCTCATCTTCGACGAGGTCATCACCGGCTTCCGCGTGGGCCGCAGCGGCGCCGCGCCCGTCCTGGGGATCACCCCGGACATGGGCACCTATGGCAAGATCATCGGCGGCGGCTTCCCCGTGGGCGCCTACGCCACGCGCCGCGAGATCATGGACCACGTCAGCCCCAACGGTCCGGTCTACCAGGCCGGCACCCTGAGCGGCAACCCCGTGGCCATGGCCGCCGGCCTCGCCACCCTCACGCGCACCGCCACCTCCGACTTCTACGACGAGCTCGAGCGCAAGGGCGCCCGCCTGCAGGAGGGTCTCGAGAAGGCCGCCCGGGACAACGGCGTCACGGC encodes:
- the hemB gene encoding porphobilinogen synthase, with protein sequence MNLNERPRRLRNSPAMRELTAETSVEARHLITPHFVVGGTGISHEIGSMPGVNHVSVDKLVDEVARDMELGLKSHLLFGVPENAEKDHHGNAALDEKGPVAAGLRALKEKFGADVITISDVCLCAYTDHGHCGFLENGTVVNDASVEQLAKMALMHARNGCDIVSPSDMMDGRVGAIRDLLDDNGLTSTAILAYSAKYASAYYGPFRDACDSAPQGDRKTYQMDPRNGREAVLETLLDLQEGADMVMVKPALAYLDIITRVRAEALVPVVCYNVSGEYSLVKNAAANGLVDEAAIVRENLLAMRRAGSDLIITYHGREALQKGWI
- the hemL gene encoding glutamate-1-semialdehyde 2,1-aminomutase, with the protein product MSNANWWERAQKVIPGGVNSPVRAFKSVPGDPVFFKHAKGCRFVDEDGREYIDWCLSWGPLILGHADKHVELAAVEAITEGASFGAPSRREVELAEAFLLRMPHFDQVRFVSSGTEAVMSAIRLARGFTGRDVIVKFVGCYHGHVDSLLVEAGSGLATFGTPSSAGVPAGFTDSTAVLPLDDVPALEAFFAANGDKVAAVIIEPFPANAGLLIQTPEFLQACRDLTTKHGALLIFDEVITGFRVGRSGAAPVLGITPDMGTYGKIIGGGFPVGAYATRREIMDHVSPNGPVYQAGTLSGNPVAMAAGLATLTRTATSDFYDELERKGARLQEGLEKAARDNGVTATVVRQGSLIWTVFQDEAPRSFAAIDGTKMAIYGRLHRDLLDRGVYLAPSGWEVAFVSAAHTDDDIDLTVSAVNDTFKSWS